In Plasmodium brasilianum strain Bolivian I chromosome 12, whole genome shotgun sequence, the genomic window TGTACATTCCTagattttcttttaatatattatatatataatatattataaatatatatatatatatatgtatatcaaATGGGTTATGTttgtaatttaataattatacggtaaaataaaataaaaaattttcagcATTACTAATAGAAAATATgtttgtaatttaaaaaaaaaagaaaaaaaaaagagggaCTTAACCCAAggtataatacatacatatatatatatatatgcttaaaggaaatttattttaccatatttgctctatttataatatttgaaaaaaaactTTAAGAAGATACATTTATACGTTTGTtagtttttacatttatacgtTTGTtagtttttacatttatacgtTTGTtagtttttacatttatacgtTTGTtagtttttacatttatacgtTTGTTAGATTCTACATTTATACGtttgtaaatttaattagatttataaatattcaatttttacatataaaacgatcttcattatttaataaaatgggatttaataaaaaactaaaaaaaaaattaattttttctttacaagGTGAGAAATTCTTCACTGAATGATTAAAGCCGTTCTtagctttatttttcttttaatatatattaatttcctttttttccattttatttctttttttttctacactcttcttttttctttttccttttctttttcttatttcttttctttttctttttccttttcctttttttttttttttttttttcataaacgCGCCAAAAACAGATTTGCGTTTTGTcgaatgaaaatgaaaaaaaaaaaaaaaaaaagagaaaaaattataatctcAGTGAAAATAGAAcacgaaattttttttttattttaattagaattttattttatatataaataaatatatatattcacctAATCTTTTGTGCACTTCTATATAACTAAAAGTAAATTATTACCAAGGAGAAGAAGattgttatcattataaatttatcattataaatttatcattataaatttgtcaatataaatttgtcaatataaatttgtcataaatttttctccctttttaataaattactgtcatttaatgtataaaaggaagtataaatttttccaatttctttttttaaaaatattttgggACGACGGAagttttacataatttttcatacatTGTGCGAAATGCGTGTGTTAACCTGTGtgctactttttttttttttttttttttttttttttttttgcattgttaatttgctttttcaaaaaggaaaaaacttataactgtatatattatatatatatatatatatatatatatatatatgtatgtatgtatgtatgtatgtatgtatgtatgtatgtactatGTGAACTTACTTATAGgtgtgtatataaataaatatatatattatatgtatataattttataccGTGTGCATTTATCTATGTGCTCACTTTTTGccaataattttatataaaaaaaagaaaaaagaaaaaagaaaaaaagatttatatGTTCAGGTTCTAACCGCttatcaatttttaaaacaaaaaataaattttcgaAAGAACATTTGAAATGGaccattttataaaaactctataaaaataatacttctTAAATTCGTATAAGAGCGATGTGCGTCATGTACTTACTAGCGTACAAAAGAAGGGATGACAATGAAGGAGAATTAGTGAGTATATTAATTCTACTGTACTTATACATTTTGCAGTATTTTAAGCTACATATAAGGCTTATTAAATGTATCAATAGTCCGGAAAAGAACACACTCGAAGGTGGAGAAACATGTGCTACATATTAACACTGCTTTCTTTTAAACACATACACGCTTCATATTtcgaaatataaatttatatttttttttcatgtagtATTGGAATATTGAACAAAATTaagttcatttaaaaaagatattacactagtgctttatttttaattttcttaaatggtaggaaatttttttttttttttcatttattcatatatattttaaatgttacCCATtggcaaaaataaatatacgttCCTTCATTTCCCTGGGTGTTCTTTCTACTGTtcttatgtaaaaataaatacgtaAACGTCGTATATAGATGTATATAGCACGCATAAACACGTAccttaccatttttttttgaagccGTAAGagctttatttttcaaaaaatttgttatatgtCTTAATGAAAAAACTGTAAAAGCGAACAGTACAATATGTTGTTCCCCCTAATTCCAAaggtgtttatatatatttttttctttttttttatttgattggTATTGTTACTACTTCGTAACTGCAACGTAACTGCTACATAACTACTACATAACTGCTACATAACTGCGACGTAACTGCTACTCATTTCACATTTTGCAACAAGCTATATTTttcagaaaaattaaataaagattcatgcacgaaaaaaaaaaggtcataaaaatttaagtacAACATGATTACAGCAATTACCGACgggatataaaaattacaattgAGATTTAATTAAAACTTATGTATACAAAGCTTCAGATAGCCTATTTCCcttttaataaagaaatttcattttatttcatacGCATGTAATACGTTATATGCTTGTGGTCATATGTGCGTCTTCATTCCCCTACGTCTGCCGATGCTTTTACGTTCGCAcgcataaacatatacactAACATACACAcaaacatatacacatatacaaaaACACACGGATGATAATGAGGGGGGGGTCTTTGATAATATGTTTGGTCTCAGTTGTTGGACaactttttccttttgtttGCCTCGAATTTTAGCTTCCGAAATAGTAAGGTGCTTTGTACTAACGTATTTGTAGCATGACAAGCAAAcagtaaataatttttcggTTTAATTGCAAGAGAATAtctcataaataaaatactgtAGATTGCCAAAACAGCCGTCATTCTTTCAGATACGTACATGGGCAATTTCTTTAAATCGTTGAAgccttttattaaaaaaaagaaaaaatcgaaaaaatgatatataatgatgaaaaaaaaagccaaataaaatgaaattaaataatatagaaaaataataaaaaatattaaaagttcTTTTAGTGTGCATAAATGTAACCGTCCATGTATATAGGCACCTACAAACGCTGTTACTAGctcttacatacatatgtacatacaagaatgaatacatacatacaaacatacatacgtacgtacatgtgtacaatatacatacatacatacgtacatgtgtACAATATACACACAGACTTATGTTCTAAGTACAACGAATGCCATTGCTGCAACTAGAAGAATGTATAAGCACGTATTCTACTCAACATAAATtgaagatattttttttttcttttttttttttttgaaaaattgtaaaaaaaaaaattaccagCAAGAACAAATCCCCAGTTTGCTAAAGGGGCCCAAAACATAATATTGAATACATTcgattttacattattataaaataatttaatttttgtcatttttaaaTCAATATCTGCTTACTGAGtgcaattcttttttattatatgtttttatatttattgtgaTAATTAGTTGCATATGCAATTCTGTTAAGCAAATCTGATATTTGAAAACTGTGCCTTAACATATATCAGCCTCGTGTAATGTGAATACAGGTAAGACGTGCGCATggatgcacatacatatgacTACgtctatgtatgtatatatgtatgcaacTAGTTTTGTGCGTATGACTGTGTGAATGTACTTATGAATGTATGCTTGTTTGTAAATCCCTCCCAGTGTTGACACTCCATGCTCACGTGTGTGTGGTTGCACTTTAATGATTTCTTTCGCTAtaggaaaataatgaaaagtatgccaaaacaaataaaaataataataataaaataatataataatataatatataataataataaaataatataataatataataatataataatataataatatataatataataatataatataatataataatataataatataatataataatataataatataataatataataataaaataataaaataacaaaataacaaactAACAAACTAACAAACTAACAAACTAACAAACTAACAAACTAACAAACTAACAAACTAACAAactaacaaaattaaataaaataattgcaGTTACATGATGGTTATAAATCATTCAAAATAAACATACtgtaaacataaaataaatcgaATGTTAactaattaaacaaatataatacataattaggagggcttttaaaaaaaggtatgcttatttaataaaattattttccataaaagtataaaatgaaataacatttatttcttcatattaAAGATGGTATATTGTTGCTttacaattataattttaaaaagggtaaaaatgaaaaatggcAATTAAAATGGATCGGGGAATCGTTTATTTTTCACTCTCGTTTACACGTTATTACGTTATCGCGTAATTATGCTATCATGTTATGACAATATCATACtatcatattattatgttttttcttttttcttttttttttttcctatttacTCTTCTCAGTCAACCTAAACCAATCATCAACACATCAACTATTGTAGCGGCTAATCCGCAAGTCtaaaaacaatttattatattccaaaaaaaaaaaaaaaaaaaaaaaatgtcaaAAGAAGTtgaacattaaaataaaattacttaaatCAAATCAGTTAAACCAGTGTTATTTTATCCTTTATACTACtttaaatatgatatatatatatatatatatacatatatatatatatattatatatatatatctttatgtatatatctttatgtatatacataaagtTAATTAACCACgtgaaaaatatacacattgAAGTTTGCTATAAATTACGcgcaaatatttaaaaaaagtaaaaggaagaacatacatatacatttatttatatagttttatcctccttaaatttaaaatctttttaagaaaaaatttactacTCACTTGGcttaattacaaaaaaataggtGGAAGCTATGGTActatttactttattattttttttttttttttttgttcttatattattttatatttttttcccttaaaGTGTATAGCacaattttgcaaaaaaaaaaaaatgaaacctAATTTTGGTAGTAAAGCAGTTATGTGAAACGTGGGAAAAAATGTAAGTAAAAAAGACgtaaaaacagaaaaataacGTAAACAATAACGTAAACAATAAcgtaaagaagaaaagaaccAAGAGGCAACAAACAGAACTTAAGACATTCAAAGAGAGGTGTAACTGGAGGCACAGTCCAAGTACTTAAGATGTAACAAATAGAacgtataaaaaatgtagtaTATGCACAAGGCAAAATTAACGAAAATTCTTATGTGC contains:
- a CDS encoding mitochondrial pyruvate carrier protein 1, which gives rise to MTKIKLFYNNVKSNVFNIMFWAPLANWGFVLAGFNDLKKLPMYVSERMTAVLAIYSILFMRYSLAIKPKNYLLFACHATNTLVQSTLLFRKLKFEANKRKKLSNN